Proteins encoded by one window of Vitis vinifera cultivar Pinot Noir 40024 chromosome 10, ASM3070453v1:
- the LOC100853415 gene encoding agamous-like MADS-box protein AGL61, whose amino-acid sequence MGRKKIEIKKIEKKKALEVTFSKRRTGLFKKVGDLCSLCGVEATVIVFSPAGRPFVFGHPSADSVIDRFLHQEPHSSASMGRGKRQCLGAPEMLQVGGEREEAPAMGNREDGFWWAGGGQGNERGQRQCLGVPERPEVGREREEAAVIGDGKAGFWWDAPIENMGLSELERFKASIEEFREKVADRVEEMTMMMMESGPSNAMAEYATPPGPQPQHQFQCQPHEHDSSPLLDGVPYGFASPTVSNLDIDFDIDIDFDFDFEFDEVLF is encoded by the coding sequence ATGGGCCGCAAGAAGATcgaaataaagaaaattgaaaaaaagaaagcctTGGAGGTTACCTTCTCGAAGCGCCGAACTGGGCTCTTCAAGAAGGTCGGCGATCTCTGCAGTTTGTGCGGTGTGGAGGCCACTGTGATCGTCTTCTCTCCGGCGGGGAGGCCCTTCGTCTTCGGGCACCCTTCTGCTGACTCCGTGATCGATCGCTTCCTTCACCAGGAGCCGCATTCAAGTGCGAGTATGGGACGTGGGAAGAGGCAGTGCTTGGGGGCTCCGGAAATGCTGCAAGTTGGGGGGGAGAGAGAAGAGGCGCCGGCGATGGGAAATAGGGAAGATGGGTTTTGGTGGGCGGGTGGAGGACAAGGGAATGAGCGTGGCCAGAGACAATGCTTGGGGGTTCCGGAAAGGCCGGAAGTTGGGAGGGAGAGAGAAGAGGCCGCGGTGATCGGAGATGGGAAAGCTGGGTTTTGGTGGGATGCGCCAATTGAGAATATGGGGTTGTCTGAGCTGGAGCGCTTCAAGGCTTCCATCGAAGAGTTCCGGGAGAAGGTGGCGGATCGAGTGGAGGAgatgacgatgatgatgatggagaGTGGCCCTTCCAATGCTATGGCTGAATATGCAACACCGCCTGGACCCCAACCTCAACACCAATTCCAATGCCAGCCCCACGAGCACGATTCTTCTCCTCTTCTTGATGGCGTCCCCTATGGTTTCGCGTCCCCTACGGTTTCGAATTTGGATATTGATTTTGATATAgatattgattttgattttgattttgagtttGATGAAGTCCTTTTCTGA
- the LOC100260091 gene encoding protease Do-like 5, chloroplastic isoform X1, whose amino-acid sequence MVVLGCLQSIPSPIPTKESPSSSSSSPSSWSRSLGTRREAIMFGTCFVSSFFSFTPAFPSAIAQQEQDQFQQDEERVVHLFQDTSPSVVFIKDLEIVKSPTSSSNESMLNDNENTKVEGTGSGFIWDKFGHIVGIPFFQFNLRFNHTLLYVTNYHVVAKLATDTSGLQRCKVYLVDAKGNSFSREAKIIGYDPAYDLAVLKVDIEGNELKPVVLGTSRDIRVGQSCFAIGNPYGYENTLTTGVVSGLGREIPSPNGKAIRGAIQTDAAINSGNSGGPLINSYGHVIGVNTATFTRKGTGVSSGVNFAIPIDTVVRTVPYLIVYGTPYSNRY is encoded by the exons ATGGTGGTGTTGGGTTGTCTACAATCCATCCCCTCTCCGATTCCAACCAAGGAATCAccgtcatcatcttcttcttcaccatcATCATGGAGCAGGAGCCTTGGTACAAGAAGAGAAGCCATAATGTTTGGTACATGCtttgtttcttcctttttcaGTTTCACGCCTGCTTTTCCCTCTGCAATTGCCCAGCAGGAACAAGATCAGTTTCAGCAAGATGAAGAACGTGTGGTCCACCTCTTTCAG GATACTTCACCATCTGTTGTTTTCATTAAAGACCTGGAAATAGTAAAGAGCCCTACTAGCTCGTCCAATGAATCCATGCTGAATGATAATGAAAACACAAAAGTTGAAGGAACAGGTTCAGGCTTCATTTGGGACAAGTTTGGTCACATAGTAGGCATTCCCTTCTTCCAGTTTAATCTTCGTTTCAACCACACATTATTATAT GTCACTAATTACCATGTTGTAGCTAAACTGGCTACAGATACAAGTGGACTACAGCGTTGTAAG GTGTATCTTGTAGATGCAAAAGGCAATAGCTTTTCCAGAGAAGCTAAGATCATTGGCTATGATCCAGCGTACGATCTTGCTGTTTTGAAG GTTGATATTGAAGGAAATGAATTAAAACCTGTTGTTCTCGGCACATCTCGTGATATACGTGTGGGTCAGAGCTGCTTTGCCATTGGGAATCCTTATGGATATGAGAACACTTTAACAACAGGG GTAGTTAGTGGGCTCGGCAGAGAGATACCCTCACCAAACGGAAAGGCTATTCGAGGAGCTATACAAACGGATGCTGCTATTAATTCCg GAAACTCAGGTGGGCCCTTGATTAATTCATATGGTCATGTTATTGGAGTTAACACAGCAACTTTCACTCGTAAAG GAACAGGAGTATCCTCTGGAGTCAACTTCGCAATACCAATAGACACGGTTGTGCGGACGGTACCATATCTTATTGTATATGGAACACCTTATAGCAATAGGTATTGA
- the LOC100260091 gene encoding protease Do-like 5, chloroplastic isoform X2, with the protein MVVLGCLQSIPSPIPTKESPSSSSSSPSSWSRSLGTRREAIMFGTCFVSSFFSFTPAFPSAIAQQEQDQFQQDEERVVHLFQDTSPSVVFIKDLEIVKSPTSSSNESMLNDNENTKVEGTGSGFIWDKFGHIVTNYHVVAKLATDTSGLQRCKVYLVDAKGNSFSREAKIIGYDPAYDLAVLKVDIEGNELKPVVLGTSRDIRVGQSCFAIGNPYGYENTLTTGVVSGLGREIPSPNGKAIRGAIQTDAAINSGNSGGPLINSYGHVIGVNTATFTRKGTGVSSGVNFAIPIDTVVRTVPYLIVYGTPYSNRY; encoded by the exons ATGGTGGTGTTGGGTTGTCTACAATCCATCCCCTCTCCGATTCCAACCAAGGAATCAccgtcatcatcttcttcttcaccatcATCATGGAGCAGGAGCCTTGGTACAAGAAGAGAAGCCATAATGTTTGGTACATGCtttgtttcttcctttttcaGTTTCACGCCTGCTTTTCCCTCTGCAATTGCCCAGCAGGAACAAGATCAGTTTCAGCAAGATGAAGAACGTGTGGTCCACCTCTTTCAG GATACTTCACCATCTGTTGTTTTCATTAAAGACCTGGAAATAGTAAAGAGCCCTACTAGCTCGTCCAATGAATCCATGCTGAATGATAATGAAAACACAAAAGTTGAAGGAACAGGTTCAGGCTTCATTTGGGACAAGTTTGGTCACATA GTCACTAATTACCATGTTGTAGCTAAACTGGCTACAGATACAAGTGGACTACAGCGTTGTAAG GTGTATCTTGTAGATGCAAAAGGCAATAGCTTTTCCAGAGAAGCTAAGATCATTGGCTATGATCCAGCGTACGATCTTGCTGTTTTGAAG GTTGATATTGAAGGAAATGAATTAAAACCTGTTGTTCTCGGCACATCTCGTGATATACGTGTGGGTCAGAGCTGCTTTGCCATTGGGAATCCTTATGGATATGAGAACACTTTAACAACAGGG GTAGTTAGTGGGCTCGGCAGAGAGATACCCTCACCAAACGGAAAGGCTATTCGAGGAGCTATACAAACGGATGCTGCTATTAATTCCg GAAACTCAGGTGGGCCCTTGATTAATTCATATGGTCATGTTATTGGAGTTAACACAGCAACTTTCACTCGTAAAG GAACAGGAGTATCCTCTGGAGTCAACTTCGCAATACCAATAGACACGGTTGTGCGGACGGTACCATATCTTATTGTATATGGAACACCTTATAGCAATAGGTATTGA
- the LOC132254483 gene encoding agamous-like MADS-box protein AGL61 has product MGRKKIEIKKIEKKKALEVTFSKRRTGLFKKVGDLCSLCGVEATVIVFSPAGRPFVFGHPSADSVIDRFVHQEPHSSASMGCGKRQCLGAPEMLQVGGEREEAPAMGNREDGFWWAGGGQGNERGQRQCLGVPERPEVGREREEAAVIGDGKAGFWWDAPIENMGLSELERFKASIEEFREKVADRVEEMTMMMMESGPSNAMAEYATPPGPQPQHQFQCQPHEHDSSPLLDGVPYGFASPTVSNLDIDFDIDIDFDFDFEFDEVLF; this is encoded by the coding sequence ATGGGCCGCAAGAAGATcgaaataaagaaaattgaaaaaaagaaagcctTGGAGGTTACCTTCTCGAAGCGCCGAACTGGGCTCTTCAAGAAGGTCGGCGATCTCTGCAGTTTGTGCGGTGTGGAGGCCACTGTGATCGTCTTCTCTCCGGCGGGGAGGCCCTTCGTCTTCGGGCACCCCTCTGCTGACTCCGTGATCGATCGCTTCGTTCACCAGGAGCCGCATTCAAGTGCGAGTATGGGATGTGGGAAGAGGCAGTGCTTGGGGGCTCCGGAAATGCTGCAAGTTGGGGGGGAGAGAGAAGAGGCGCCGGCGATGGGAAATAGGGAAGATGGGTTTTGGTGGGCGGGTGGAGGACAAGGGAATGAGCGTGGCCAGAGACAATGCTTGGGGGTTCCGGAAAGGCCGGAAGTTGGGAGGGAGAGAGAAGAGGCCGCGGTGATCGGAGATGGGAAAGCTGGGTTTTGGTGGGATGCGCCAATTGAGAATATGGGGTTGTCTGAGCTGGAGCGCTTCAAGGCTTCCATCGAAGAGTTCCGGGAGAAGGTGGCGGATCGAGTGGAGGAgatgacgatgatgatgatggagaGTGGCCCTTCCAATGCTATGGCTGAATATGCAACACCGCCTGGACCCCAACCTCAACACCAATTCCAATGCCAGCCCCACGAGCACGATTCTTCTCCTCTTCTTGATGGCGTCCCCTATGGTTTCGCGTCCCCTACGGTTTCGAATTTGGATATTGATTTTGATATAgatattgattttgattttgattttgagtttGATGAAGTCCTTTTCTGA
- the LOC100261680 gene encoding KH domain-containing protein At4g18375, with protein MGETGKRFRSQRDQDGDNKIQKRRVNERDEKGSDELIVYRILCPDGVIGSVIGKSGKVINSIRQDTRAKIKVVDPFPGAKDRVITIYCYVKEKEEVEVDDEFNDKQPLCPAQDALLKVHAAIVNAVASLENSDKKKKDKEECQILVPSSQSANVIGKAGATIKRLRSKTRANIKITAKDSTDPSHSCAMEFDNFVLIAGDSEAVKKALFAISAIMYKFTPREEIPLDTTVPEAPPSIIIPSDVPIYPAGGFYPSADSIVSARSVPPVLAATHVPELQGYSDMGSTWPVYSSNLPVVSGYGASRSEELIIRVLCPFDKIGRVIGRGGSSIKSVREASGAHVEVDDTKADRDECLITVTSTESVDDLKSMAVEAVLLLQAKINDEDDDTVAIRLLVPSKIIGCIIGKSGSIINEIRKRTRADVRISKSERPKCADANDELIEVVGEVGSVRDALVQIVLRLRDDALKDRDTGHNTSAGTDSLYSGGAGLSVSSVLPSAPPVAPLSYDQRAETGSGLGLLSSSSLYGYGSLSVGENAYGSMSSYSSKLYGGLPTPSTFDMVIPANAVGKVMGKGGANIANIRKISGAVIEISDSKSSRGDRVALISGTPEQKRTAENLIQAFIMAT; from the exons atGGGCGAAACAGGGAAGCGGTTTCGTTCCCAGAGAGACCAAGATGGTGACAACAAGATTCAGAAAAGACGGGTAAATGAAAGAGATGAAAAGGGTAGTGATGAATTGATAGTTTATAGGATACTGTGCCCAGATGGGGTTATTGGGAGTGTAATTGGTAAAAGTGGGAAAGTTATAAACTCGATAAGACAAGATACAAGGGCAAAGATTAAGGTTGTAGATCCATTTCCAGGTGCCAAGGATAGGGTTATAACCATCTATTGCTATGTTAAGGAGAAGGAAGAAGTTGAAGTTGATGATGAATTTAATGACAAGCAGCCTCTATGCCCTGCCCAGGATGCCCTTCTTAAAGTGCATGCTGCCATTGTAAATGCTGTAGCTTCACTTGAGAACTctgacaaaaaaaagaaagataaggaGGAATGTCAAATTCTTGTTCCATCTAGTCAGTCTGCAAATGTTATTGGTAAGGCAGGTGCTACCATAAAGAGACTGAGAAGCAAGACGAGAGCAAATATTAAGATAACTGCCAAGGATTCCACTGACCCCAGTCATTCATGTGCTATGGAATTTGACAACTTTGTTCTG ATAGCTGGTGATTCGGAAGCAGTGAAGAAGGCACTGTTTGCAATTTCTGCAATCATGTACAAGTTCACTCCTAGAGAAGAAATTCCTCTTGACACTACTGTACCAGAAGCCCCTCCCAGCATCATTATCCCTTCAGATGTCCCGATATATCCTGCTGGTGGATTCTATCCTAGTGCAGACTCTATTGTGTCTGCTAGATCTGTTCCTCCTGTCTTAGCTGCTACACATGTACCAGAACTTCAGGGTTATTCAGACATGGGCAGTACATGGCCAGTTTATTCATCTAACCTTCCTGTAGTTTCTGGTTATGGAGCATCACGATCTGAGGAGTTAATTATAAGAGTTTTGTGCCCATTTGACAAGATTGGGCGTGTTATTGGCAGGGGAGGGAGTTCCATTAAAAGTGTAAGGGAGGCTAGTGGTGCACATGTTGAGGTTGATGACACCAAGGCTGATCGTGATGAGTGTCTCATCACTGTCACTTCAACAGAG TCTGTCGATGATCTGAAATCCATGGCAGTTGAAGCTGTTTTATTGCTGCAAGCTAAGATAAATGATGAAGATGACGACACTGTTGCTATACGTCTTCTTGTTCCATCAAAAATTATTGGGTGTATTATTGGGAAAAGTGGTTCAATTATTAATGAAATTAGGAAGAGAACTAGAGCTGATGTTCGCATCTCAAAGAGTGAGAGGCCCAAGTGTGCTGATGCCAATGATGAACTTATTGAG GTGGTTGGAGAAGTTGGTAGTGTGAGAGATGCACTTGTTCAGATTGTTCTGAGACTTCGGGATGATGCATTGAAGGATAGGGATACTGGTCACAATACTTCTGCAGGCACTGATTCTTTATACTCTGGTGGTGCGGGTCTATCAGTTTCTTCTGTTTTACCCTCTGCTCCTCCGGTTGCTCCATTGAGCTATGACCAGAGGGCTGAAACTGGAAGTGGCTTGGGCCTTCTTTCTTCAAGCAGCCTTTATGGATACGGATCTTTGTCA gTGGGGGAGAATGCCTATGGATCAATGTCCTCTTATTCATCAAAGCTTTATGGAGG ATTGCCTACACCATCGACCTTTGACATGGTGATCCCTGCAAATGCAGTGGGCAAAGTTATGGGCAAAGGTGGGGCAAATATAGCAAACATTAGGAAG ATATCAGGAGCAGTTATAGAGATTTCTGATTCCAAGTCTTCCCGAGGTGATCGCGTGGCCTTGATATCTGGTACACCTGAACAGAAACGCACAGCAGAAAATTTGATTCAGGCTTTTATAATGGCCACCTGA